A part of Miscanthus floridulus cultivar M001 chromosome 6, ASM1932011v1, whole genome shotgun sequence genomic DNA contains:
- the LOC136457129 gene encoding uncharacterized protein, translating to MASGSGGSGGGNDFSVVVVGSDFATDASAALLAPTDREVWHDCLPDLAETDACFYDLEERQVVRVQGTDRAGRTIVRIVGKFFPASVIDGERLKKYVFYKLRTELPVGPFCILYMHSTVQSDDNNPGMSILRTIYEELPPEYKERLQVFYFLHPGLRSRLTIATLGRLFLSGGLYWKIKYISRLEYLWGDIRKGEVEIPDFVIEHDKVLEHRPLTDYGIEPDPLHLADVPAVGYSLGRYEDKWTPEDRWYSRNYM from the exons ATGGCGTCGGgctccggcggcagcggcggcgggaaCGACTTCTCCGTGGTCGTGGTGGGCTCCGACTTCGCGACTGACGCCAGCGCCGCGCTCCTCGCCCCCACCGACCGCGAGGTGTGGCACGACTGCCTCCCCGACCTCGCCGAGACGGACGCCTGCTTCTACGACCTCGAGGAGCGCCAGGTCGTGCGCGTCCAGGGCACCGATCGGGCCGGCCGAACCATCGTCCGCATCGTCGgcaagttcttcccgg CTTCAGTAATTGATGGTGAACGTCTGAAGAAGTATGTGTTCTACAAACTCCGCACTGAATTGCCTGTGGGTCCATTCTGCATCTTGTACATGCACAGTACTGTACAGTCTGATGATAACAACCCTGGGATGTCAATCTTGAGGACCATTTATGAGGAGCTTCCACCTGAATACAAGGAAAGGCTTCAAGTTTTCTACTTCTTGCATCCTGGGCTTCGCTCCAGGCTGACCATCGCCACACTTGGTAGGCTATTTTTAAGTGGAGG GTTATATTGGAAAATCAAGTACATTAGTCGACTGGAGTATCTCTGGGGCGATATAAGAAAGGGAGAAGTTGAAATTCCAGATTTTGTTATTGAACATGATAAGGTTCTTGAGCACCGTCCACTGACTGATTATGGCATAGAACCAGATCCCCTACATCTTGCTGATGTACCTGCTGTGGGATACTCGCTTGGAAGATACGAAGATAAATGGACTCCAGAAGATCGATGGTATTCAAGGAATTACATGTGA
- the LOC136457128 gene encoding pyrroline-5-carboxylate reductase-like — protein sequence MAAPPVQPVPPAAAAVNGDAFRLGFVGAGNLAESIARGVAASGVLPASAIRTAPHRRPERGEAFVSFGACLLQTNAQVVDDSDAIVISVKPQIVKQVLLELRPRLSEEKLLVSIAADIKMQDLQDWSGQRRIIRVMPNTPSAVGQAASVMCLGEMATQDDENRVRKLFSAIGKVWTAEEKYFDAVTGLSGSGPAYIFLAIEAMADGGVAAGLPRDLALGLASQTVLGAATMVSQTGKHPGQLKDQVTSPAGTTIAGIQELEKGAFRGTLISAVVAAAKRCRELS from the exons ATGGCGGCGCCGCCTGTCCAGCCCGTGCCACCCGCCGCGGCGGCCGTGAACGGGGACGCGTTCCGCCTGGGTTTCGTCGGCGCGGGAAACCTGGCCGAGAGCATCGCCCGCGGCGTGGCGGCGTCGGGCGTCCTCCCGGCCTCCGCGATCCGCACCGCGCCCCACCGCCGCCCCGAGCGCGGCGAGGCCTTCGTGTCCTTCGGCGCGTGCTTGCTCCAAACCAATGCCCAG GTCGTCGACGACAGCGATGCTATCGTCATCTCCGTGAAGCCTCAGATCG TGAAGCAGGTTCTACTTGAGCTGAGGCCACGGCTGTCAGAAGAAAAGCTTCTCGTGTCCATTGCTGCTGACATCAAGATGCAAGATTTGCAG GATTGGTCTGGTCAACGACGTATTATTAGAGTAATGCCCAACACCCCTTCAGCTGTTGGACAAGCTGCATCAG TCATGTGCTTGGGAGAGATGGCAACTCAGGATGATGAAAACCGTGTAAGAAAACTGTTCAGTGCCATTGGAAAAGTTTGGACAGCAGAAGAGAAATATTTTGATGCTGTAACTGGCCTGAG TGGTAGTGGCCCAGCCTACATTTTCTTAGCAATAGAGGCCATGGCAGATGGTGGAGTTGCTGCTGGGCTTCCTCGGGACCTTGCCCTTGGTCTTGCATCTCAAACA GTTCTTGGTGCTGCAACCATGGTGAGCCAGACAGGCAAACATCCAGGGCAACTGAAAGACCAGGTCACTTCTCCAGCAGGGACTACCATAGCCGGGATTCAGGAGCTCGAGAAGGGCGCATTTCGTGGAACGCTGATTAGTGCTGTTGTTGCTGCCGCAAAGCGTTGCCGCGAACTGTCATAG